The sequence AAGCACATCGCCCAGTAGAATAAAATGCTCAGCGCCAGAGGCGAGATAGGCTTCTACAACCTTTTTTGTCGATGCAAGACAGCCGTGTAAATCAGAAGCAAAAAACAGTTTCATGGTGAATCACTCTATTATTCTATATTTTCTCAGAGTGTAACAATGCCAGTGCTTGTGCACCAGAGACAAAATGCGCTATCGCTTATTCACCTTGGTCTAATACCATGCCTTTAATAACGATGTTGTTGTAACTGACCATGCCCATCACTTTACCTTCTTGCACCACAGGTGCTCGGCTGATGCCAAAACGCTCAAACAGACGTGCACAATATTTCACGTTCATCTCTGGTGATACACACAGAGCCGGTTTGCTCATAATTTCATACACATTAGTACGCGCCGGAGATCGGTTCTGCGCCAGCACTTTTTTGGCAATATCGTTCATCAGCACCAATCCATACTCATCATCGTCATGGCGTTTATTCACAATTAATGCCTTTACTTCATTTGCTCGTGCAATGCCTATCGCTTCCTCTACTGTCATCAAACCATCAACGATAGCGTAGGTGGCCGACATCACATCCTTAACTCTTCGATTGGTTCGGCTTTTCATATTTCCTCCTCGACTATTTTGGTCAGGGTTTCCACCTGATGCGCAACCCCAACCGCATCTTCAACATCAATTTGCACCGCAATGCCCTGCCCCGACTCTTGATCAAACTCGCCAATATCACTAATTTTTTCCAGTATTCGGCGGCTAAGATGCTCTTCAACCACAAACAGCAACACGTCTTTTTGCACTTCTAAAGTCAAACCTAAGAAGGTGCGCTTTTTATTTAGCCCCTCTCCTCTGGCATTACTGATAACCGTTGCGCCAGTTGCGCCCGCCTCTCTGGCGGCATCGAGCACCGCGTCAGTTCGAATATCTTCAACAAAAGCTAATATCAATTTAAATCTCATTGGAGTCCTCCTGTTTTATCGGACGGCGCTGATTAAGCCAGCGGGTAATTTGCGCGTAAGCCATAACAGAAATAATAGGAAATAGACTGGCAAATGCGATAAGGCCAAAGCCATCAATTAAGGGGCTTCTATCTGGCACAGTGGAAGCCAGTCCTAATCCTAACGCTGTCACCAAAGGAACGGTCACGGTAGAGGTAGTCACACCGCCACTGTCATAGGCAAGGGGAATAATCATGGCTGGGGAAAGGTAGGTTTGGATAATGACCACCACATAGCCTGCGATGATGTAGTAATGAATCGGGTCTCCCGCCACGATGCGGTAACACCCTAAAGTGATGCCTATTGCCACGCCAAGTGCCACTGCTAAGCGCAAACCATTCACTTTAATACTTCCGCCTGAAACTTGATTGGCTTTAATGGCTACCGCAATCAGCGAAGGTTCCGCAATGGTGGTGCTAAACCCAATACAAAAAGCGAACAAATAGACCCAGTAATAATCAAACCATTGTAAAACGCCTATTTCAGAGAGGCGCATCTGCTGTAAAAAATGCGGCGTGGTCAACTGCATTGCCATGGTTTCACCCAATGGAAAGAGCGCCGCTTCTAACCCCACCAGAAATAGCGCCAACCCAATAATGACCAGTACAAAACCTAAAATAACAGACCATAAATTACGGATTGGTCGGCGCAACACCGCCGTTTGAAAAGCCAGTAAAATAACGGCAATCGGGAATACGTCCGTTACCGTCGAGGCGAATACATCTATGGTATTGGCTAGGCTAATCATGCTAACCACATGCCATACAGCAGAACAAAAATCATCGGTAACAAGGAAGCAAAAGCAATCAAACCAAAGCCATCCAACATAGGGTTACGACCTTTAATAGCCGAAGCAAGCCCTACCCCGAGCGCCGTTACCAATGGCACCGTAATAGTTGAGGTGGTCACGCCTCCAGAATCATAAGCAATACCAATAATGCTTTGCGGCGCAACAAAGGTCAGCAACACCACCAGCGCGTAACCACTGATGATCATGATATGAATCGGCCAACCCTTAATAATTCGGTACACGCCCAATAACAAGGCGCAACCTACCGATAGCGCCACCGTTAGCCTTAGCCGATCGGCATATTGCTGCATACTGTCAATATCCGCGTCTATTACGCCCTCTTTTGCCGCCACTTGCGCCGCTTCGGTGGCAACCGCGGTCAAAGCAGGCTCCGCAATAGTGGTGCCAAACCCTAAACAAAACGAAAAGCACAATAACCAAAACAGGCTTCCCTTTCGTGCAAAGGCTTGCGCCATAGATTCGCCAAGGGGAAACAGCCCCATATTGAGGCCAAGCACAAACAGTGTCAGCCCTAAAACCACCAGAAACATGCCAAATACAATGCTCAAAAAATACGGCAGCGGTTGCTGTAAAATCACTAACTGGAAAAATGCCACCACCAATACAATTGGCGTCAGATCTTTGGCGCTATCAATGAAAGATCGGATAAAGGCATTCATTGGCAATTCTGGCTCCTAGTAACTAAAACCCTAAGTAGCTAAGCTCTGCTACTGCTGTAAATGCTATTGCTGAAAATAAAGCGACAACCTACTCCTTCTTTGCCATCGGCTCACAAAAGCATTGATTACTGACCGAGATAAACAGCATTCTCGCTCTACTTTAACTATGGTTAACTATTCGCCAACTCGGTGTGACACACACCGCGAAATGATAGGTCTATAATTATAAGTTCACTATTCTAGGCACAAGATTGCGAATGCAACGTCTGGATGTGATACAAAAGCCTGTTGTAGTTTGGAAGTGAAATGTGAAGTAGAAGATGGAGTGGATATGCGTATTTTGATTACTGGCGGTACAGGATTTATTGGTCGCTCTTTGATCAAACAACTGATCCCTCACCAAATGACTATCTTAACTCGAGATTGTGATAAGGCCGCCGAGCAATTAAAACACGTCAATCCCAACTGCTTACAGTTTATCGATTCATTACAATCATTTAACTGCCTGTCAGAATTTGATGCTGTGATAAACCTCGCGGGTGAACCCATTGTTGATAAACGTTGGTCTGAACAGCAAAAGCAGCGCATTTGTGACAGCCGTTGGGGTTTAACACAACAACTGGTTGAGCTAATCCATCAAAGTAGCACGCCGCCTAAAGTGTTCATCAGCGGCTCTGCTGTCGGCATCTACGGCGATCAAAAACAGCTCATCGTAGATGAAAATAGCCCCTACCAAGCAAAAGGGTTTCCAAACTACGTCTGCCAAAAATGGGAAGAAATCGCCAAGCAAGCACAATCACCATCGACTCGGGTTATCACCATCCGTACTGGGATTGTGTTGGGCACGCAAGGTGGCGCACTCAATAAAATGCTTTTACCATACAAACTCGGCGTTGGTGGGCCAATCGGCGCAGGGCAACAATACATGCCATGGATTCACATTGAAGATATGGTGCGTGCTATTCAATTTTTACTTGAAACACAAACCGCGCAAGGGGTATTTAACATGGTGGCCCCTCACCCAATAACCAATAAAGAGTTCAGTCAAACATTAGCCAAAACACTATCACGACCACACGTTTTATTTACCCCCAAGTTTGTGCTCAAGTTAGCGCTAGGGGAATCAAGCTGTTTATTGTTTGACAGCGTAAAGGCTAAGCCTAAGCATTTAACCGAACTTGGCTTCACTTTTACCTATTCGCGAGTACAACCCGCATTGCAGCATTTACTGTCACATTAATCATGCGTGTTAAGAAAATTTAAACAGAAAATCGTTAATCAATAACCAAAGGTGTTCTTCTCAAGCAAAAACAACAAGTTGGCAACAATTAACCCCACAACAATGCGCTTAACTTCAAACTTTATAAAATTAATTTCATAGAATTTTCATTTAGCCATAATTTTGTAATAAACAGTGTGCAAAATATCATCTATTGCAATTAATCCTATTAAAGATTGAAGAGAACAGTATGTCTTTAAACAAGCTTAATTGGTTAAGTGTAGGGATTGTGGTACTGGTTTTAGTACTCTTGTAATCCTTATAGAAACCAAACTTATAGAGACTCAGGCCCACTCCGTTAATGTATAAAATTAACGTGATTGGCCTGAGTTTTTTCTTTTAACGTTCCATATTTCTCAGCCACACAGCATGCCTTTTCCCTAAACCACCAGTGACGGTACATTTTCTGCACATTTGCTGACTATGATTGGCACACATACCTTGAGATCGTATAAATTAACCCAATCTATTAGCGGTTATCATTAGTCTAGGGACACGTACATGCATTCAGAATTCATCGTAGAAATGAACCAGCAAAACTTCCAACAAATCTTGGAAGGCTCTATGAGCACTCCCGTTGTTGTCTACTTCTGGGCACCAATGAGCCAAGAAAGTGCGGATCTTGTTCCTCAAATGCAGCAATTGGCGCAAAAATATGCCGGAGCGTTTACACTCGCGACCCTTAACTGCGAGCAAGAACAGCAAATTGCAGGTCAATTTGGTATTCAAGCCCTGCCGACTATTGCGTTATTTAACCAAGGACAAGCCGTTGATGGATTAGGTGGCCCGCAACCGATTCAAGCTATTGAAGCCATGCTACAAAAGCACCTTCCAAGCCAAGATGAATTAAACCTACAACAAGCGCTAACCTTGCTTTCAGAGCAAAAACACAGCGAAGCCTTAGCTTTATTGAGCACTCTTCCTGAAGAACTACAAAACAAAGGCGAAATCAAATTAGCCAAAGCCGATTGTTTACTGGCAACCGCGCAGTTTACAGAGGCTGAAGCCCTGCTGGCACATATTCCGTTAGAGTACCAAGACAACTACTACAAAGGACTGCTGGCTAAACTAGAATTGCACGCTCAAGCGGCAAACAGCCCTGAGATCCAAGCATTAGAGTCGCAACTGGCAAGCGATGAAAGTAACGCTAAGATCGCCAATGAATTGGCACTGCAATACCATGAGGTAAACCGCAGTGACGAAGCACTCGCGCTGTTATGGTCATTCATAGCTAAAGATCTTGGCGCACTTGATGGTGAGATGAAAAAAACCTTTATGGATGTCTTATCAGCGCTAGGACAAGAAAACACCACAGCTAAACAATATCGCCGTCAGCTGTATTCCATTCTTTACTAGAATGCTTGCATAAACAGTGGATGATTGTTACCTAAAGCGCGAATATTTCGCGCTTTTTTTAATCTTTAAGCGCATAGAAGTGATCAAAAATAAGGTATAGTAAATTCTTCAACTACTTCATTTAGAGGAAAGTCAGCATGGATTCAACCCTCATTACTATCGTTATTTTTATCGCCTTAGTTATTATCGTTCTTGTGGCCGGTATTAAAACGGTTCCCCAAGGAAGCAACTGGACCGTAGAACGTTTTGGTCGCTATACTAAAACGCTTCATCCAGGCCTTAACCTAATCGTTCCATTTGTTGACACTGTCGGCAATAAAATCAATATGATGGAGCAAGTACTCGACATCCCTGCTCAAGAAGTCATCTCTAAAGACAACGCTAACGTCAGCATAGATGCCGTCTGTTTCGTGCAAGTATTCGATGCTTCAAAAGCCGCTTATGAAGTAAGTGCGCTTGACCA is a genomic window of Vibrio neonatus containing:
- a CDS encoding DUF1538 domain-containing protein, with protein sequence MNAFIRSFIDSAKDLTPIVLVVAFFQLVILQQPLPYFLSIVFGMFLVVLGLTLFVLGLNMGLFPLGESMAQAFARKGSLFWLLCFSFCLGFGTTIAEPALTAVATEAAQVAAKEGVIDADIDSMQQYADRLRLTVALSVGCALLLGVYRIIKGWPIHIMIISGYALVVLLTFVAPQSIIGIAYDSGGVTTSTITVPLVTALGVGLASAIKGRNPMLDGFGLIAFASLLPMIFVLLYGMWLA
- a CDS encoding co-chaperone YbbN → MHSEFIVEMNQQNFQQILEGSMSTPVVVYFWAPMSQESADLVPQMQQLAQKYAGAFTLATLNCEQEQQIAGQFGIQALPTIALFNQGQAVDGLGGPQPIQAIEAMLQKHLPSQDELNLQQALTLLSEQKHSEALALLSTLPEELQNKGEIKLAKADCLLATAQFTEAEALLAHIPLEYQDNYYKGLLAKLELHAQAANSPEIQALESQLASDESNAKIANELALQYHEVNRSDEALALLWSFIAKDLGALDGEMKKTFMDVLSALGQENTTAKQYRRQLYSILY
- a CDS encoding DUF1538 domain-containing protein yields the protein MISLANTIDVFASTVTDVFPIAVILLAFQTAVLRRPIRNLWSVILGFVLVIIGLALFLVGLEAALFPLGETMAMQLTTPHFLQQMRLSEIGVLQWFDYYWVYLFAFCIGFSTTIAEPSLIAVAIKANQVSGGSIKVNGLRLAVALGVAIGITLGCYRIVAGDPIHYYIIAGYVVVIIQTYLSPAMIIPLAYDSGGVTTSTVTVPLVTALGLGLASTVPDRSPLIDGFGLIAFASLFPIISVMAYAQITRWLNQRRPIKQEDSNEI
- a CDS encoding TIGR01777 family oxidoreductase — encoded protein: MRILITGGTGFIGRSLIKQLIPHQMTILTRDCDKAAEQLKHVNPNCLQFIDSLQSFNCLSEFDAVINLAGEPIVDKRWSEQQKQRICDSRWGLTQQLVELIHQSSTPPKVFISGSAVGIYGDQKQLIVDENSPYQAKGFPNYVCQKWEEIAKQAQSPSTRVITIRTGIVLGTQGGALNKMLLPYKLGVGGPIGAGQQYMPWIHIEDMVRAIQFLLETQTAQGVFNMVAPHPITNKEFSQTLAKTLSRPHVLFTPKFVLKLALGESSCLLFDSVKAKPKHLTELGFTFTYSRVQPALQHLLSH
- a CDS encoding P-II family nitrogen regulator — encoded protein: MRFKLILAFVEDIRTDAVLDAAREAGATGATVISNARGEGLNKKRTFLGLTLEVQKDVLLFVVEEHLSRRILEKISDIGEFDQESGQGIAVQIDVEDAVGVAHQVETLTKIVEEEI
- a CDS encoding CBS domain-containing protein, whose protein sequence is MKSRTNRRVKDVMSATYAIVDGLMTVEEAIGIARANEVKALIVNKRHDDDEYGLVLMNDIAKKVLAQNRSPARTNVYEIMSKPALCVSPEMNVKYCARLFERFGISRAPVVQEGKVMGMVSYNNIVIKGMVLDQGE